One segment of Chroicocephalus ridibundus chromosome 25, bChrRid1.1, whole genome shotgun sequence DNA contains the following:
- the LOC134527006 gene encoding olfactory receptor 14J1-like, producing MSNSSSITQFLLLAFADTRELQLLHFGLFLGIYLAALLANGLIITAIACDHRLHTPMYFFLLNLSLLDLGSISTTLPKSMANSLLGTRAISYTGCVTQVFFFFFCAAAEYCLLTIMSYDRYVAICKPLHYGTLLGSRACVHMAAAAWGSGFLHALLHTANTFSLPLCQGNALDQFFCEIPQILKLSCSHSYLREVGLVVVSVCLGFGCFVFIVLSYVQIFRAVLRIPSEQGRHKAFSTCLPHLAVVSLFVSTAVFAYLKPPSISSPSLDVVVAVLYSVVPPAVNPLIYSMRNQELKDALWKLMTRPECSGSLVMVLLCSSSVITGKEKQWAPLRKSSSA from the exons atgtccaacagcagctccatcacccagttcctcctcctggcgttcgcagacacacgggagctgcagctcttgcacttcgggctcttcctgggcatctacctggctgccctcctggccaacggcctcatcatcaccgccatcgcctgtgaccaccgcctccacacccccatgtacttcttccttctcaacctctccctccttgacctgggctccatctctactactcttcccaaatccatggccaattccctcttgGGTACCAGGGCCATTTCCTACACAGGATGTGTtacacaggtgttttttttctttttctgtgctgcagcagagtattgtcttctcaccatcatgtcctatgaccgctacgtggccatctgcaaacccctgcactacgggaccctcctgggcagcagagcttgtgtccacatggcagcagctgcctggggcagtgggtttctccatgctctcctgcacacggccaatacattttccctgcccctctgccagggcaatgccctggaccagttcttctgtgaaatcccccagatcctcaagctctcctgctcacactcctacctcagggaagttggacttgttgtggttagtgtctgtttaggctttggttgttttgtgttcatcgtgctgtcctatgtgcagatcttcagggccgtgctgaggatcccctctgagcagggacggcacaaagccttttccacgtgcctccctcacctggccgtggtctccctgtttgtcagcactgccgtgtttgcctacctgaagcccccctccatctcctccccatccctggatgtggtggtggctgtgctgtactccgtggtgcctccagccgtgaaccccctcatctacagcatgaggaaccaggagctcaaggatgccctctgGAAATTAATGACCAG GcctgagtgctctggcagcttggTCATGGTGCTGCTGTGTAGCAGCTCTGTGATCACAGGCAAGGAGAAGCAATGGGCACCTCTGAGAAAAAGCTCGTCTGCATAA
- the LOC134527007 gene encoding olfactory receptor 14C36-like, producing MASMGPPIAPVSDDFTIRLGLCESPKARDVAGAPSLNVDVPAIEREFWGPHVQRTKMSNNSSITQFLLLAFADTRDLQLLQFGLFLGIYLAALLANGLIITAIACDHRLHTPMYFFLLNLSLLDLGSISTTLPKSMANSLWDTRDISYAGCVAQLLFFFFFMSAEYFLLTVMAYDRYVAICKPLHYGTLLGSRACVHMAAAAWGSGFLYALLHTANTFSLPLCQGNALDQFFCEIPQILKLSCSDYYFREAGLLVVSVSFAFGCFVFIVLSYVQIFRAVLRIPSEQGRHKAFSTCLPHLAVVSLFVSTAVFAYLKPPSISSPALDLVVAVLYSVVPPVLNPLIYSMRNQELKDALWKLA from the exons ATGGCCTCAATGGGGCCACCCATCGCTCCTGTGAGTGACGACTTCACCATCAGGCTTGGactttgtgaatccccaaaggcaagggacGTGGCTGGTGCTCCGTCCCTGAATGTTGATGTACCggcaatcgagagggaattctggg GTCCCCATGTCCAGAGGACAAAAATGTCCAAcaacagctccatcacccagttcctcctcctggcattcgcagacacacgggaccTGCAGCTCTTGCaattcgggctcttcctgggcatctacctggctgccctcctggccaacggcctcatcatcaccgccatcgcctgtgaccaccgcctccacacccccatgtacttcttcctcctcaacctctccctcctcgacctgggctccatctccaccactctccccaaatctatggccaattccctctgggacaccagggacatctcctatgcaggatgtgtgGCCCagctcttattctttttctttttcatgtcagctgagtattttcttctcactgtcatggcctatgaccgctacgttgccatctgcaaacccctgcactacgggaccctcctgggcagcagagcttgtgtccacatggcagcagctgcctggggcagtgggtttctctatgctctcctgcacacggccaatacattttccctgcccctctgccagggcaatgccctggaccagttcttctgtgaaatcccccagatcctcaagctctcctgctcagactactacttcagggaagctgggcttcttgtggttagtgtctCTTTtgcatttggttgttttgtgttcatcgtgctgtcctatgtgcagatcttcagggccgtgctgaggatcccctctgagcagggacggcacaaagccttttccacgtgcctccctcacctggccgtggtctccctgtttgtcagcactgccgtgtttgcctacctgaagcccccctccatctcctccccagctctagacctggtggtggcagtcctgtactcagtggtgcctccagtactgaaccccctcatctacagcatgaggaaccaggagctcaaggatgccctatgGAAACTGGCTTAA